A stretch of Amycolatopsis balhimycina FH 1894 DNA encodes these proteins:
- a CDS encoding serine hydrolase domain-containing protein codes for MSGVKGVTVAGFESIADALEALGEADPTYNAHVCAVHEGETVVDLIVGDDLAADSLISVFSCSKGIAALSLSLLLGSGDLDPDAPVARYWPEFAAAGKDAVTVRTALSHQAGLIGVAGGFTIEDVVEHHDLAARLAAASPLWAPGAAHGYHGVTIGTIMAELVERITGTSLQTFFRANVTDAIGADFHFGVPEADQARIVEVLPPKADEEQPDEPEPMSLVGLAFGGGLMPPMRELVRHPLVVANGPVGFGGFGNARSMAHLYAQGLGDGLFPVEALRRMSQIQANGTDLVLGIETRFGLVFQVPDARLDYGSPWAFGHDGAGGAIGFADPARDLAFGYTSRVPTPAGAHQPGLELARKVRACLRSARRSRQAGHESRSIPRVALSPMENR; via the coding sequence ATGAGCGGTGTGAAGGGCGTGACGGTTGCCGGGTTCGAGTCCATCGCGGACGCCCTCGAGGCACTCGGCGAGGCCGACCCCACGTACAACGCGCACGTCTGCGCGGTCCACGAGGGCGAAACGGTCGTCGACCTCATCGTCGGCGACGACCTGGCCGCGGACAGCCTCATCAGCGTGTTCTCCTGCAGCAAGGGCATCGCCGCGTTGAGCCTGTCGTTGCTCCTCGGCTCCGGAGACCTCGACCCGGACGCCCCGGTCGCGCGCTACTGGCCCGAGTTCGCCGCCGCCGGCAAGGACGCGGTCACCGTCCGCACTGCGCTGTCGCACCAAGCCGGGCTCATCGGAGTCGCCGGTGGGTTCACCATCGAGGACGTCGTCGAACACCACGACCTCGCCGCTCGGCTCGCCGCAGCCTCACCGCTGTGGGCGCCCGGGGCAGCGCACGGCTACCACGGCGTCACCATCGGCACCATCATGGCCGAGCTCGTCGAGCGCATCACCGGCACGTCGTTGCAGACGTTCTTCCGCGCCAACGTGACTGACGCCATCGGAGCCGACTTCCACTTCGGCGTCCCCGAAGCCGACCAGGCACGCATCGTGGAGGTGCTGCCCCCGAAGGCGGACGAGGAGCAACCGGATGAGCCGGAGCCGATGAGCCTGGTCGGATTGGCCTTCGGAGGTGGCCTCATGCCGCCGATGCGCGAGCTCGTCCGCCACCCGCTCGTGGTCGCGAACGGACCGGTCGGGTTCGGAGGGTTCGGGAACGCACGAAGCATGGCTCACCTGTACGCCCAAGGCCTCGGCGACGGTCTGTTCCCGGTCGAGGCGCTCCGGAGGATGAGCCAGATCCAAGCCAACGGCACCGACCTCGTCCTCGGCATCGAGACCCGGTTCGGACTCGTGTTCCAGGTCCCCGACGCCCGCCTCGACTACGGAAGCCCGTGGGCGTTCGGCCACGACGGCGCCGGCGGCGCCATCGGCTTCGCCGACCCCGCCCGCGACCTCGCGTTCGGCTACACCAGTCGCGTCCCCACCCCCGCCGGTGCCCACCAGCCCGGGCTCGAGCTCGCCCGGAAAGTCCGCGCCTGCCTCAGGAGCGCACGCCGCAGCCGCCAAGCCGGCCACGAGTCGCGGTCGATACCGCGGGTCGCGCTGTCCCCCATGGAGAACCGATGA
- a CDS encoding carbohydrate ABC transporter permease, with protein sequence MTSISKTSRRLIRPLVLLLVALPWVVLPLWLLLVNSAKPLSEASSLSLSLPAKWALGDNYSTVLGEGHYGRALTNSLLVIVPTLVVVVVLGSMAAWAYARSSSLPMKIAYSLTVLSILLPPAILPTVYELQTLHIDGSRLGYFLVMTGTRIGTVVFLATGFIKALPRDLEEAALTDGANRLQVYRIIILPLLVPVLLVGCVILIISTWNDFFFASFLLQGSERATLPLALYQFASASTDVSAMRWNLIFAHIVLTSLPLILLYLLVQRRVIGGLSEGGIKG encoded by the coding sequence ATGACCAGCATCAGCAAGACGTCCCGCCGCCTGATCCGTCCCCTCGTCCTGCTGCTGGTCGCGTTGCCCTGGGTGGTGCTGCCGCTGTGGCTGCTGCTCGTCAACTCGGCCAAGCCACTGAGCGAAGCGAGTTCGCTCTCGCTGTCACTGCCCGCCAAGTGGGCGTTGGGGGACAACTACTCCACCGTGCTCGGCGAGGGCCACTACGGCCGGGCCTTGACGAACAGCCTCCTGGTCATCGTCCCCACCCTGGTCGTCGTGGTCGTGCTCGGCTCCATGGCCGCATGGGCCTACGCGCGCTCGTCCTCGCTGCCGATGAAGATCGCGTACAGCCTGACCGTGCTCTCCATCCTCTTGCCACCGGCGATCCTGCCCACGGTCTACGAGCTGCAAACCCTGCACATCGACGGCAGCCGGCTGGGCTACTTCCTCGTCATGACCGGCACCCGGATAGGCACGGTCGTCTTCCTGGCCACCGGCTTCATCAAGGCCCTGCCACGGGACCTCGAAGAAGCAGCGTTGACCGACGGCGCGAACCGCCTGCAGGTCTACCGGATCATCATCTTGCCGCTGCTGGTTCCCGTGCTGCTGGTCGGCTGCGTCATCCTGATCATCTCCACCTGGAACGATTTCTTCTTCGCGTCCTTCTTGCTCCAAGGTTCCGAGCGGGCCACCCTGCCTCTCGCGCTGTACCAGTTCGCCTCGGCATCGACCGACGTCTCCGCGATGCGCTGGAACCTGATCTTCGCCCACATCGTCCTCACCAGCTTGCCGTTGATCCTCCTCTACCTGCTGGTCCAACGACGGGTGATCGGTGGTTTGTCCGAGGGCGGCATCAAGGGCTGA
- a CDS encoding carbohydrate ABC transporter permease: MTRFDDDSTAGRTDVTAIDPGTGPGAGGRTVRPPRRRGSPRPGPARRWWPFALPAFVLVAGFFIVPFVLNIRFAFTDWSGYSDAITANGLDNFRTLADQDLLWNAIRATLIYAVIAMLVQNVFSLSAALLLQRRTRVNGFFRSLFFVPVLIAPVAAGYIWSAILAPSGPLNKAIGIVKPGFEYAWLGHSGSALASVAFIDAWKWSGLITLVYIAGLNAIPASLIEAATLDGANGWKRFWKIRFPLLAPAFTFTVVVTLLGALNAFDIAMATTHGGPGTATTVLNVAMFNQYASGFFGTSSALSLIVTILVLVIGVPLIFFLRRREIEG, from the coding sequence ATGACCCGATTCGACGACGACTCGACGGCCGGCCGCACGGACGTCACGGCCATCGACCCCGGCACCGGACCCGGGGCCGGTGGGCGCACGGTCCGCCCGCCTCGGCGCCGGGGATCACCCAGGCCAGGTCCGGCTCGGCGGTGGTGGCCCTTCGCGCTGCCGGCCTTCGTCCTGGTCGCCGGGTTCTTCATCGTGCCGTTCGTGCTGAACATCCGCTTCGCCTTCACCGACTGGAGCGGCTACTCGGATGCCATCACCGCGAACGGACTCGACAACTTCCGGACGCTGGCGGACCAGGACCTGCTCTGGAACGCCATTCGCGCAACCTTGATCTACGCCGTGATCGCGATGCTGGTGCAGAACGTCTTCAGCCTGTCGGCGGCCCTGCTCCTCCAGCGCCGCACGCGGGTCAACGGGTTCTTCCGTTCCCTGTTCTTCGTCCCGGTCCTGATCGCACCGGTCGCGGCCGGCTACATCTGGAGCGCGATCCTGGCGCCGTCCGGCCCGCTCAACAAGGCGATCGGGATCGTCAAGCCGGGCTTCGAATACGCCTGGCTGGGCCACTCCGGCAGCGCATTGGCGTCCGTCGCCTTCATCGACGCCTGGAAGTGGAGCGGGCTGATCACGCTCGTCTACATCGCGGGCCTGAACGCCATTCCCGCGTCGCTGATCGAGGCGGCCACCCTCGACGGCGCCAACGGCTGGAAACGCTTTTGGAAGATCCGGTTCCCGCTCCTCGCCCCGGCATTCACCTTCACCGTCGTGGTGACGCTGCTCGGTGCCCTGAACGCCTTCGACATCGCCATGGCGACGACGCACGGCGGCCCCGGCACCGCGACGACCGTCCTCAACGTCGCCATGTTCAACCAGTACGCCAGCGGTTTCTTCGGCACGTCCAGCGCCCTGAGCCTCATCGTCACGATCCTGGTGCTGGTGATCGGCGTGCCCCTCATCTTCTTCCTGCGCCGACGGGAGATCGAAGGATGA
- a CDS encoding ABC transporter substrate-binding protein gives MKLLLRAVSVLAAFGLALSACSAHNGSSGGSTPGVAADGSATVKAKSLTVWTNAADPAYVTDAYTDFGKKFGVTMNIVKIPADSFESQVQTKWASGDRPDLLEYHATSLFWALNPASNMIDMSKMPYVAKSGDVYQSGGSYQGKVYAAITSAPVLFGLYYNKKTLADAGLSAPKTFADIENICTTLKQKNPTVTPLWESGGSGWPTQILSLLYVADAEKAKGYSTELLDKKTTMDDPSGPFTAAMAEYKKLQSMGCYNKDATTAKFEDSIKAVASGTTAMTALHSDLVSMFAAQFGDDLAKTSDAIGWASPSASDATAAWAPSVSGTWYIPRTGDTDKESSALAFVQWITGAGYQDYVNAQRSFPILTGAKGPENTPGIQQEIHAAYEANRSLAFNTNLVGFNSQSIAWMTGLLSGQYSPEQVGGLAQKALAQGAKTAKLPGW, from the coding sequence ATGAAACTGTTGCTTCGTGCCGTGAGCGTGCTCGCCGCATTCGGGCTCGCGCTGTCGGCCTGCTCGGCCCACAACGGCAGTTCGGGGGGCTCGACGCCGGGCGTCGCCGCCGACGGCTCGGCCACTGTCAAGGCCAAGAGCCTCACGGTGTGGACGAACGCGGCCGACCCGGCCTATGTGACCGACGCGTACACCGACTTCGGGAAGAAGTTCGGTGTCACGATGAACATCGTCAAGATCCCGGCTGACTCGTTCGAGAGCCAGGTCCAGACCAAGTGGGCCAGCGGCGACCGCCCCGACCTCCTCGAGTACCACGCCACGTCGCTCTTCTGGGCGTTGAACCCGGCCTCGAACATGATCGACATGTCCAAGATGCCGTACGTGGCCAAGTCGGGCGACGTGTACCAGAGCGGCGGCTCGTACCAGGGGAAGGTCTACGCCGCGATCACCTCGGCTCCAGTGCTTTTCGGTCTCTACTACAACAAGAAGACACTGGCCGACGCCGGCCTGTCGGCGCCCAAGACCTTCGCGGACATCGAGAACATCTGCACCACGTTGAAGCAGAAGAACCCGACGGTCACGCCGCTCTGGGAGAGCGGCGGCTCGGGCTGGCCGACACAGATCCTGAGTCTGCTGTACGTCGCCGACGCGGAGAAGGCGAAGGGCTACTCGACCGAACTGCTGGACAAGAAGACCACGATGGACGACCCTTCCGGCCCGTTCACCGCCGCGATGGCCGAGTACAAGAAGCTGCAGTCCATGGGGTGCTACAACAAGGACGCCACCACCGCCAAGTTCGAGGACTCGATCAAGGCCGTCGCCAGCGGGACCACGGCGATGACCGCGCTGCACAGCGATTTGGTGTCGATGTTCGCCGCCCAGTTCGGCGATGACCTCGCCAAGACCAGTGACGCCATCGGCTGGGCGTCACCCTCCGCTTCCGACGCCACCGCGGCGTGGGCACCGTCGGTCAGCGGCACCTGGTACATCCCCCGGACCGGCGACACCGACAAGGAGAGCTCGGCGTTGGCCTTCGTGCAGTGGATCACCGGCGCCGGCTACCAGGACTACGTCAACGCGCAGCGGTCGTTCCCGATCCTCACCGGGGCGAAGGGGCCCGAAAACACGCCGGGAATCCAGCAGGAGATCCATGCGGCCTATGAGGCGAACCGGTCCCTCGCGTTCAACACGAACCTGGTCGGCTTCAACTCGCAGTCCATCGCCTGGATGACCGGGCTGCTCAGCGGTCAGTATTCGCCGGAGCAGGTCGGTGGGCTCGCGCAGAAAGCACTGGCCCAGGGCGCCAAGACGGCCAAGCTTCCCGGCTGGTAG
- a CDS encoding LacI family DNA-binding transcriptional regulator codes for MEVPCVPVKRYTIVCCDLDEETMRATDPRSITIRDVAREAGVSPAAVSKVLNNAYGVSDAMRERVTAATRKLGYRPKPAARAMRGRSYTIGVLLADVASPFAPMIVDGIQREIDDTGLQVLLGPGGASPERQQRSIEAMVDRQMDGLILIAPNVPTTWLETLAEEVPVVVIARHGRGRNYDSVVDDDVAGAELVVKHLSELGHEHITHIAHPIGKLRRPSVLSHTAREDGYCRAMTDRGLVPHVVTTSYTEEGGYTAAMAALRSERPPTAIFAGADVAAFGVLRAAAELGLDVPGDVSVVGYDNVAISGLPQISLTTVDQSGELTGSMSARLLRERLDGRDKPVTFSVSTQLVERRSTAVVRPADPSGGV; via the coding sequence GTGGAGGTGCCCTGCGTTCCTGTAAAACGGTACACAATCGTTTGTTGCGACCTCGACGAGGAGACCATGAGGGCCACCGATCCGCGCAGTATCACCATTCGCGATGTCGCACGCGAGGCCGGCGTGTCGCCGGCAGCGGTCTCCAAGGTGCTCAACAACGCCTACGGGGTCAGCGACGCCATGCGTGAGCGGGTCACCGCGGCGACCCGGAAGCTGGGGTATCGCCCCAAGCCCGCCGCGCGGGCGATGCGGGGCCGGTCCTACACGATCGGCGTACTGCTGGCCGACGTGGCTTCGCCGTTCGCGCCGATGATCGTCGACGGGATTCAACGCGAGATCGACGACACCGGCCTGCAGGTCCTCCTCGGCCCGGGTGGTGCGTCGCCCGAGCGGCAGCAGCGAAGCATCGAAGCGATGGTCGACCGCCAGATGGACGGGCTGATCCTCATCGCCCCGAACGTGCCCACCACCTGGCTGGAAACACTGGCCGAGGAGGTCCCGGTCGTCGTCATCGCCCGTCACGGCAGGGGGCGCAACTACGACAGCGTGGTGGACGATGACGTCGCGGGCGCCGAGCTGGTCGTCAAGCACCTGAGCGAGCTCGGCCACGAGCACATCACCCATATCGCGCATCCGATCGGCAAGCTGCGGCGACCTTCGGTGTTGTCGCACACGGCGCGTGAGGACGGTTACTGCCGGGCCATGACCGACCGCGGGCTGGTCCCGCACGTCGTCACGACGTCCTACACCGAGGAAGGTGGCTACACCGCCGCGATGGCAGCCCTCCGTTCCGAGCGTCCGCCGACTGCCATCTTCGCCGGAGCTGACGTCGCCGCCTTCGGCGTGCTGCGCGCAGCCGCGGAGCTGGGGTTGGACGTGCCGGGGGACGTGAGTGTGGTGGGCTACGACAACGTTGCCATCTCGGGCTTGCCGCAGATCTCGCTGACCACCGTCGACCAGTCGGGAGAGCTCACCGGATCGATGAGTGCCCGGTTGCTGCGCGAACGCCTGGACGGCCGTGACAAACCGGTCACCTTCTCCGTCTCGACCCAGCTCGTCGAACGCCGCAGCACGGCGGTGGTTCGACCTGCCGACCCCAGTGGTGGGGTGTGA
- a CDS encoding alpha-L-rhamnosidase, whose protein sequence is MKPAVPVDVAPSPPTFEHHRDAFGIGDVRPRLSWQVPPPGIAWRQAGYEIEISDPGTATVSRHVRDSEASVLVPWPGPDLLSGQRLTVRVRVRGTSGECSRWSRPSSVEAGLLEPGDWSADLIRPAGVHPSPVLFRREFTAQHPIVAARLYITAQGVYSVQLNGARVGEDTLAPGWTSYGSRLRYQTYDVTDALRTGDNAIGVTVADGWWRGRLGWTGLRNVFGHRLGLLAQLVITHDDGSKTTLVSDSAWHWSTGPVQTADLYDGETYDARLARPGWAEPGYDDTDWKPVEATAAPTELLCAPDGPPVRRTEEIPARQVITTPSGATVLDFGQNLVGRLRIRVTGPAGTEITLRHAEVLENGELGVRPLRSAKATDTYVLRGDVKGEVWEPEFTYHGFRYAEVTGWPTAVNPADVVAVVLHTDLRRTGWFECSDERVNQLHDNVVWSMRGNFVDLPTDCPQRDERLGWTGDIQVFAPTASYLYDCAGFLISWLKDLAADQRADGDVPVFIPFVPIPGQTAGALAGQAGWGDAAVIVPWVLYQRFGDLEVLRTHYGSMCAWVDRFQTGDPSGHGGDNQFQLGDWLDPNAPPDDPARAETDPILVATAYRAHVARLLARIAGLLDQAADSGKYHDLADCLSARFNDEYVTPNGRLVSDSQTAYALALSFGLLSADRVPHAAERLVELVREKGHRISTGFLGTPLICDALTQAGALDDAYRMLQQTECPSWLYPVSMGATTIWERWDSMVPDGRINPGEMTSFNHYALGAVADWLHRVVGGLRSTAPGFRTFDVTPQPGGDLNWARTAHETPYGLAEVSWRRADSRWEVDVTVPVGSEATIRLPVPEWTPVVVGAGRHRFTHPDTPGALGDATPPAQL, encoded by the coding sequence GTGAAGCCCGCCGTGCCGGTCGACGTCGCACCCAGTCCCCCGACGTTCGAGCATCACCGGGACGCGTTCGGGATCGGCGACGTACGGCCGCGCCTTTCGTGGCAGGTACCGCCGCCGGGCATCGCGTGGCGACAAGCGGGCTACGAGATCGAGATCAGCGACCCGGGCACGGCGACGGTCTCCAGGCACGTGCGGGATTCCGAAGCCAGCGTGTTGGTGCCCTGGCCCGGCCCGGACCTCCTTTCCGGTCAACGTCTCACCGTCCGGGTGCGCGTACGGGGAACGAGCGGTGAGTGTTCGCGCTGGAGCCGCCCCAGTTCCGTCGAGGCCGGCTTACTCGAACCGGGCGACTGGTCGGCCGACCTCATCCGGCCCGCGGGCGTCCACCCATCCCCCGTCTTGTTCCGGCGCGAGTTCACCGCCCAGCACCCGATCGTCGCAGCTCGCCTCTACATCACGGCCCAGGGCGTGTACTCGGTGCAGCTCAACGGCGCCCGAGTCGGCGAAGACACGCTGGCGCCCGGCTGGACGAGCTACGGCAGCCGCTTGCGCTACCAGACCTATGACGTCACCGATGCGCTGCGCACCGGCGACAACGCCATCGGGGTCACCGTGGCCGATGGCTGGTGGCGCGGGCGCCTCGGCTGGACCGGCCTGCGCAACGTCTTCGGCCACCGCCTCGGGCTGCTGGCGCAGCTCGTCATCACCCACGACGACGGATCGAAGACGACGCTCGTCAGCGACAGCGCCTGGCACTGGTCGACCGGGCCCGTGCAGACCGCTGACCTGTATGACGGAGAAACCTACGACGCCCGCCTGGCGCGTCCGGGATGGGCCGAGCCGGGCTACGACGACACCGACTGGAAACCGGTTGAAGCGACAGCAGCGCCAACCGAGCTGCTCTGCGCGCCGGATGGACCCCCCGTACGCCGGACCGAAGAGATCCCGGCCAGGCAGGTGATCACGACACCGTCGGGCGCGACCGTCCTCGACTTCGGTCAGAACCTCGTCGGTCGCCTCCGCATCCGGGTAACGGGGCCGGCGGGGACCGAGATCACGCTGCGGCACGCCGAGGTCCTGGAGAACGGAGAACTCGGCGTTCGCCCACTGCGCAGCGCCAAGGCCACCGACACCTACGTCCTGCGCGGCGACGTCAAGGGTGAGGTGTGGGAGCCGGAGTTCACCTACCACGGGTTCCGCTACGCCGAGGTCACCGGTTGGCCGACCGCGGTGAACCCCGCGGACGTCGTCGCCGTCGTGCTGCACACCGACCTGCGACGCACCGGATGGTTCGAATGCTCCGACGAGCGGGTCAACCAGTTGCACGACAACGTCGTCTGGAGCATGCGAGGCAACTTCGTCGACCTGCCGACCGACTGCCCCCAGCGTGACGAGAGACTCGGCTGGACGGGCGACATCCAGGTGTTCGCGCCCACGGCGAGCTACCTCTACGACTGCGCGGGCTTCCTCATCTCGTGGCTCAAGGACCTGGCGGCCGACCAGCGAGCTGACGGCGACGTGCCGGTGTTCATCCCCTTCGTGCCCATCCCCGGACAGACCGCCGGCGCGTTGGCCGGCCAAGCGGGCTGGGGTGACGCCGCGGTCATCGTCCCGTGGGTGCTCTACCAGCGGTTCGGCGACCTGGAAGTGCTGCGCACGCACTACGGCAGCATGTGTGCCTGGGTCGATCGCTTTCAGACCGGCGATCCGTCAGGGCACGGCGGCGACAACCAATTCCAGTTGGGGGACTGGCTCGATCCGAACGCGCCACCGGATGATCCGGCACGCGCCGAAACCGACCCCATCCTGGTCGCCACGGCTTACCGAGCACACGTCGCCCGTCTGCTCGCCCGCATCGCCGGGCTCCTCGACCAGGCGGCCGACTCCGGCAAGTACCACGACCTGGCCGACTGCCTTTCCGCGCGGTTCAACGACGAGTACGTCACGCCGAACGGCCGTCTCGTGAGCGACTCCCAAACCGCCTACGCCCTCGCGCTGAGCTTCGGCCTGCTCTCCGCCGACCGCGTGCCGCACGCCGCCGAGCGATTGGTCGAGCTGGTCCGCGAAAAGGGTCACCGCATCAGTACCGGTTTCCTCGGGACGCCGCTGATATGCGACGCGTTGACCCAGGCCGGCGCCCTGGATGACGCCTACCGCATGCTGCAGCAAACCGAGTGCCCGTCGTGGCTCTACCCCGTCTCGATGGGGGCGACCACGATCTGGGAACGCTGGGACAGCATGGTGCCCGACGGCCGCATCAATCCGGGCGAGATGACGTCCTTCAACCACTACGCACTGGGAGCGGTGGCCGACTGGCTGCACCGCGTCGTCGGTGGGCTTCGATCGACAGCGCCCGGCTTCCGCACCTTCGACGTCACCCCGCAACCGGGCGGCGACCTGAACTGGGCGCGCACCGCCCACGAGACTCCCTACGGCCTGGCCGAGGTGTCCTGGCGCCGTGCAGACAGCAGGTGGGAGGTCGACGTGACCGTGCCGGTCGGGAGCGAAGCGACGATCCGCCTCCCCGTGCCGGAGTGGACGCCCGTCGTGGTCGGTGCCGGTCGCCATCGGTTCACCCACCCGGACACGCCCGGCGCCCTCGGCGACGCCACGCCTCCGGCTCAACTCTGA